In Synechococcus sp. HK05, a genomic segment contains:
- the rpiA gene encoding ribose-5-phosphate isomerase RpiA codes for MADLQDQMKQAVAAAATEQIRSGMVVGLGSGSTAALMIQALGAKLKSGELTDIVGVTTSFQGEVLAAELGIPLQSLNAVDRIDLAIDGADEVDPSFQLIKGGGACHVQEKLVAVRAERFVVVVDSTKLVDTLNLGFLLPVEVLPGAWRQVQAQLKAMGGDAQLRMAVKKAGPVVTDQGNLVLDVKFAGGITDPVGLEKAINNLPGVLENGLFVNITDQVLVGEINDGVAGVRDLVKR; via the coding sequence ATGGCGGATCTTCAAGACCAGATGAAACAGGCCGTGGCAGCAGCGGCCACCGAACAGATTCGCAGCGGCATGGTGGTGGGCCTGGGCTCTGGTTCCACGGCGGCCCTGATGATTCAGGCCCTGGGCGCCAAGCTCAAGAGCGGTGAACTCACCGACATCGTGGGGGTAACCACCTCCTTCCAGGGCGAAGTGCTGGCGGCTGAGCTGGGCATCCCCCTGCAGAGCCTCAATGCCGTGGATCGCATCGACCTGGCGATCGATGGGGCCGATGAGGTGGATCCCTCCTTCCAGCTCATCAAGGGTGGCGGTGCCTGCCACGTGCAGGAAAAGCTGGTGGCGGTGCGCGCTGAGCGTTTTGTGGTGGTGGTGGATTCCACCAAGCTGGTCGACACCCTCAACCTGGGCTTTCTGCTGCCGGTGGAGGTGTTGCCCGGCGCCTGGCGTCAGGTGCAGGCCCAGCTCAAGGCCATGGGCGGCGATGCCCAGCTGCGCATGGCGGTGAAGAAGGCCGGCCCGGTGGTGACCGATCAGGGCAACCTGGTGCTCGATGTGAAATTCGCCGGTGGCATCACCGATCCGGTGGGCCTCGAGAAGGCGATCAATAACCTCCCTGGTGTGCTCGAGAACGGCCTGTTCGTGAACATCACCGACCAGGTTCTGGTGGGTGAGATCAACGATGGTGTGGCCGGCGTGCGCGATCTGGTGAAGCGCTGA